From a single Okeanomitos corallinicola TIOX110 genomic region:
- the petJ gene encoding cytochrome c6 PetJ, protein MKKLMTLILFTFCLWIINFTSPVHALDTQNGAEVFSANCAGCHINGGNIIRRGKNLRKNALKRYKMDSLDAIINIVTNGKNNMSAYQERLTNEEIENVAAYVLEQAENNWK, encoded by the coding sequence ATGAAAAAACTCATGACTTTGATATTATTCACTTTTTGTTTGTGGATAATTAATTTTACTTCTCCTGTTCATGCTTTAGATACGCAAAATGGGGCAGAAGTTTTTAGTGCTAATTGTGCTGGATGTCATATTAATGGTGGTAACATTATTAGAAGAGGTAAGAATTTAAGAAAGAATGCTTTGAAAAGATATAAAATGGATTCTTTGGATGCGATTATAAATATTGTCACTAATGGTAAAAATAATATGTCGGCTTATCAAGAAAGGTTGACAAATGAAGAAATTGAAAATGTCGCAGCTTATGTTTTGGAACAAGCGGAAAACAACTGGAAATAA